The Nocardia sp. BMG51109 nucleotide sequence CGGCCGCGGCGCGTCGTCGGATTCGGGTTCGGGTTCCGGCCGCGGGCGGTTGCCGGGTTGCGACACCGGCACCGCGTGCCGGACGTCGTCGACGGTCACCGCGCCGCCCGGGCCGGATCCGGCGACGTAGGCGATGTTGATGCCGAGTTCGCGGGCCAGCTTGCGGGCGGCCGGGGTCGCCGGGGGGCGGGCCGAGACCTCGGGATATGTCGGTACCGCGGCGGAATCCGGCCGTACCGCGGTGCTGTTCGCCGGGGGGCGGGTGCGGCGCGAGCCGGTCTCACCGCCCGGGCCGTAGCCGACCAGCACCGATTGCCGTTCGGGCGACTCGGATCCGGACCGCTCGGTGGTGCCTGCGGCGTCGGTGGTGTCGGTGGCGACCCGGATCAGTGGCGCGCCCACCGGCACCGTGTCGCCGGGTTGCGCCAGCAGTTCCAGCACCGTGCCGGAGAACGGGCACGGCAGCGCCACCTGGGCCTTGGCCGTCTCCACCTCGGCTATCGTCTGGTTCAATTCCACCTGATCGCCGACGCCGACCGCCCACGACACCAGTTCGGCCTCGGTCAGCCCCTCACCGAGATCGGGTAGCCGGAACTCGAGCGCTGGGCCGTCTTCGGTCTCGCTCGGGGGACGTTCTGCTGCAACCGGGTCTTCCAACGGGCACCTTCTGTCTGAGCGTTACGGGTCAGGCGGCAAGCGTGCGATCGACCGCGGCCAGGATGCGGTCGGGGTCGGGCAGGTGGTGCCGTTCGAGCTTAGCCGGGGGATAGGGGATGTCGAAGCCACCGACGCGCAGGACCGGTGCTTCCAGGTAATAGAAGCATCGTTCGGTGACGCGGGCGGCGATCTCGGCGCCCAGTCCGGCGAAAACCGGTGCCTCGTGCGCGATGACCAGCCGTCCGGTGCGGCGCACCGACTCCTCGACGGTGTCCACGTCGATCGGCGACAGGCTGCGTAGATCGATCACCTCGAGCGAATGCCCCTCGCCGGCCGCGATTTCCGCGGCCGTCAGGGCGGTGCGCACCATGCCGCCGTAGGCGACCACGGTGGCGTCGTCGCCCTCGCGGCGGATCCGGGCGCGGTCGATCGGGAACGGGTCGTCGTCGAGGGCGTCGACGTCGATGTCGGCCTTGTCCCAGTACCGGCGCTTGGGCTCGAAGAAGATCACCGGATCGTCCAGCGAGATCGCCTGGCGGAGCAGCAGATACGCATCGGCCGGATCGCTCGGTGCGATCACCCGCAGGCCCGCGGTATGGGCGAAGTACGCCTCCGGCGACTCGGAATGGTGTTCCACCGAGCCGATCCCGCCGCCGCACGGAATGCGAATCGTCAGGGGTGCGAACACCTTTCCCCGGGTGCGGTAGTGGATCTTGGCGACCTGGGAGACGATCTGGTCGAATGCCGGATAGACGAAACCGTCGAACTGGATCTCGCAGACCGGACGGTAGCCCCGCAGCGCCATGCCGAAAGCCGTTCCGATGATGCCGGACTCCGCCAGCGGCGTGTCGATGACGCGATGGTTGCCGAAGTCCTTCTGCAGGGTGTCGGTCACCCGGAAGACGCCGCCGAGCCGGCCGATGTCCTCGCCCATCAGCACGACCTTCGGGTCGTCCTCCAGCGCCCGGCGCAGCCCGGTGTTCAGCGCGCCCGCGAATGTGGTGATCATGCCCGGACTCCTTCCGCGATCGGCGGGGCATCGGATTCGCCCGCCGCGAGGTAGGCCGCGTACTGCCGGCGCTCCTCCGCGATCAGCGGGTGGTCGGTGGTGTAGACGTGCTCGAACAGTTGCGCCGGATCCGGGTCGGGCAGATCGATGGTGGCGGCGCGCACCCGGCCGCCGATCTCGTCGCACCGAGACTGCACGCGGTCCTCGAAATCGCTGTCCCACAGCTCTTCTCGCTCCAGCAGGCGGCGGATCCGGTCGATCGGGTCGCGCCGCCGCCACAGCTCCGTCTCGGCGGCCGACCGGTAGCGGGTCGGGTCGTCGGCCGTGGTGTGCGGGCCCATCCGGTAGGTGATGGCCTCGACGAACGACGGCCCGCCGCCGGCGCGGGCGCGGGCCACCGCCCAGCGGGTCATCGCCAGCACCGCCAGCACGTCGTTGCCGTCCACCTGCACCCCCGGGATGCCGTAGCCGTAGGCGCGCCGCACGATCGGGGTGGGGCTCTGCACGTGCACCGGCTCGCTGATCGCCCACTGATTGTTCGTGCAGAAGAACACCACCGGCGCGCTCCAGGATGCGGCGAAGCCGAGCGCCTCGGCGATATCGCCCTGGCTGGTGGCGCCGTCGCCGAAGTAGGTGAGCACCGCGATCTCGGCGCCGTCCAGCTGCGCGGCGTAGGCATAGCCGGTGGCGTGCAGGCCCTGGGCGCCCACCACGATCGCCGGATTGGTCATGTTGATGTCGGCCGGGTCCCAGCAGTGGTGGTCGACGCCGCGCCACAGCCGGGTCAGCAGGCTCGTGTCGACGCCCCGGCAGTAGGCGACGCCGGCCTCGCGATAGCTGCAGAACACGTAGTCGTCGGGATGCAGGGCGTGGGCGGAGCCGATCTGGGCGGCCTCCTGACCCAGCAGGGGAGGCCAGAGGCCCAGCTGGCCCTGGCGTTGCAGTGCGGTCGCCTCCACGTCGATGCGGCGGACCACCGCCATGTCCTCGTACAGCTGCCGCAATCGATCGGGTCCGATATCGGATACCAGCGCCGCGTGTTCTCTGTCGAATACGCGGCGGCCGTCGGGTTGGACCAATTGCACCGGATGGGTGATCGGGTCGGCCATGGCCATCGCCTCCTGGGTCGTCGCTGTGCCGGGGTCGCCGTGCTTCGCGACAGAAGAGTGTGCGCTGTACCACATAGCATCCACGATTGAGCGACATGCGCAAGTGGTGACACACAAACTGGGCAGAATGCTCGTGATGACCGGTGTCATTCCGGGCATACTGCGTCGAATGATCAGATCTCGGTGAATCTCGCCGCCGTGCCGCCGTTCGTGTGCTCGATGCGCCTCGGCGCGATGGCCGGTCGAGTCGTGCCGATCGGGCCCGCCGCGGGTGGCCATGCCGTGCCGAAGCGATGTCTCGCCGGCTCGGGGCAGCAGGTGTCGAACCGGTGTCGGACCGGCCGGATCGGTCATGGATCGGGCGGACCGGGCGCCGCCGTGCCGTGTTCGCCGGTGGGAATTCCGCTGCGCGGACCGGTATTCGGCAGGGAACCGGCAGGTTGGTCCGGCCGGCTCGGATTCGGTGCGGTGCTGGGCGAGCTGCGCAGGAAGTTGTCTGTGTATTGAGCAGAATGCTCGTACGGCAGATCCGCCGACTGCCATACTGCGTGCATGTCGAGTGGAGAGCCGGCCGCGGGCGTGGTCGATGCGACGGATGCGCGGTTGTTGCTGGAACTGGTCGCCAATCCCCGTGCCACGGGTGTGGAACTGGCTACCCGGCTGGGGCTGTCCCGCAATACCGTGCAGGCTCGACTGGCCCGGTGGGAGGCCGGCGGCGTCCTGGCCGGCTTCGAGCGACGGATCGATCCGCGCGCCCTCGGCTATCCGCTGGCGGCCTTCGTCGCGGTCGTGGTGGACCAGCACATGCTGGATTCGGTGGTGGACGAGCTGGCGGAGGTGCCGGAGGTGACGGAGGTGTGTGGCATGACGGGCCCCACCGACCTCACCGTCCGGGTGGTCGCCCGCGACGCCGACGATCTCTACCGCATCGCCGGGCGGATTCTCGAGATCGCGGGTGTCGAGCGCACCAATATGGCCCTCGTGATGCGCCAGCTGGTCGGCCCGCGCACGGCCCCGCTGCTGCGGCGGATTTCGGGTGCGAACGGCGTTGCCCCGGCCGGGGATTCGACGCGGGACGACCGCACCGTCGCCACCCGCTCGCACTGAGGGTCGGCTCGTCCGTCCGGCTGCTGGGGGTCGGCTCGTCCGTTCGGCCGCTGGAGGTCGGCTCGTCCGTTCGGCCGCTGGAGGTCGGCTCGTCCGTTCGGCCTCGGTGCCTCGGCCGAAGCCGTCGCCCGGGCGACGGCGGTGGTTTCCGCGCGCTGTCTCGGTCGCCGCGGTGGCGCCGCACCGGGTGCGACGGCCGGTAGCGGAAATCGCGGATTCAGGCCAGTTTCGAGGGATTGGCTCGTGACTGGACTGGTCGGGAATGGCCACGATGGCGCGGTGACTGCTACCGCCGATACCGAATCGAATACGAACACGTCCGGGGAGCGCGACGTCGGATTGTGGCATCCGGTGGGTGCCGGGGTCGTGGCGGCATTGGTGGGGTTCACCAGTTCGTTCGCGGTGGTGCTGGCCGGGCTGACCGCCATGGGGGCCACGCCGGCGCAGGCGGCGTCGGGACTGCTCGCGGTGTGCGTCACGCAGAGTCTCGGGATGCTGCTGCTGAGCAGGCGTTATCGGATGCCGATCACGCTGGCGTGGTCGACGCCGGGCGCCGCTCTGCTGGCGAGTACGGGAGCGGTCGCCGGTGGCTGGCCCGCGGCGGTCGGGGCCTTCGCGGTGACCGGCGTGCTCGTCGTGCTCACCGGGTTCTGGGACCGGCTGGGCCGGTTGATCACGGCCATCCCGGTCGAGATCGCGCAGGCCATGCTGGCCGGGGTGCTGGTGCCGCTGTGCCTGGCACCGGTCCGTGCGCTGACCACGAGCCCGGCCGTGGTGATTCCGGTGCTGGCGGTGTGGCTGGTGTTGCAGCGCTTCGCGGCCCGGTGGGCCGTGCCGGCCGCGTTCGTGACCGCGGCGATCGGTGCCGGCGTCGACATCGCGGTCACCCATCGGGACGTGTCCCTCGCGGCGATGGTGCCGACCGTGGAATGGACTGTGCCGCACTGGGGTTGGCAGGCGATGATCGGTGTGGCGGTGCCGCTCTACATCGTCACCATGGCCGGGCAGAACATTCCGGGCACGGCGGTGATGAGCTCGTTCGGCTATCGCGTGCCGTGGCGGGCGGCGATGAGCACGACCGGGCTCGGCACCGTGGCCGGCGCGTTCGCCGGCGGGCATGCGATCAACCTGGCCGCCGTCAGCGCCGCGCTGTCGGCCGCGCCCGACGCGCATCCGGATCCGCGGCGGCGGTGGATCGCGGCGTTCGGCGCCGGGTGCGCCTACCTGGTGCTCGCGCCGGCCTCCGCCGCGCTGGTGACGCTGGTCGCCGCCGCGCCGGAGGGTGCGCTGGAAACGGTTGCGGGCCTTGCCCTGATCGCCACGCTGGCCACCGCGCTGCACGCGGCGCTGGGCGCGCCCGAACACCGGGTCGCCGCCGCCGTCACCTTCCTGGTGTCGGCCTCCGGCGTCGCGCTGCTGGGCATCGGGGCCGCGTTCTGGGCGCTCGTCGCGGGGCTGCTGGTGCGGTGGGTGCTGCGCCGGCCGGGGGCGTGAGGAGGGGCGCGTCGTTCGGCCGCGGTGCCGCGCGGTGCGCTCGCGGACGTGCGGCCCGGGCGACTCCCCATGATCGGACCCGGTCGGTCGGCCCGGGACCTGTCGTAGGGTGGGGATGTTTCGCGTCCCGGGTACAGATCTGACAGAGGAGCTGGCTTGACCGCGGTATTGATCTCGGCCGACGAACTTCGGAAAGAGCTGTCCGACAGCGGTTCCGGCGTGCATGTGCTGGATGTCCGGTGGGCGCTCGGCGACCCGGACGGGCCGCAGCACTATCTGGACGGTCATATACCCGGGGCCGTATTCGTCGATCTGGAGACCGAACTGGCCGATCCGCCGTCCCCGGCGCGCGGCCGGCATCCGCTTCCGGAACTCGCTCATCTGCAGAAATGCGCACGCAGCTGGGGTCTGCGGCCGGGTGAGCCGGTCGTCGTCTACGACGCCACGGGCGGCATGGCGGCCGCGCGGGCATGGTGGTTGCTGCGCTGGGCCGGTGTGCGGGAGGTGCGCATCCTCGACGGCGGGCTGCCGGCCTGGGAACGCGCCGGCGGCGCGCTGACCACGGGTGCCGAGCCCGATCCGGTGCCGGGCGATGTCGTCTTCGAACCGGGCAACATGCCGAGTACCGACGCCGACGGCGCCGGGCACTGGGCGGGCCTGCTGCTCGATGCGCGCGCCGGGGAGCGCTATCGTGGCGAGTCCGAACCGGTCGACCCCCGGGCCGGGCACATCCCGGGCGCGGTGAGCGCACCCACGGCCGAGAATCTGGCCGCCGACGGCACGTTCAAGTCCCCCGAGGAACTGCGGGCGCGGTTCGAGGACCTGGGTTCGGGGCCGGTCGCGGTCTACTGCGGGTCCGGCGTGACGGCGGCGCACCAGATCGCGGCGCTGGCCGTGGCGGGAATCGACGCCACGCTCTACCCGGGCTCCTGGTCGCAGTGGTCCCACGATCCCCAGCGGCCGGTCGCCACGGACTGATCGGCAACCCGCGTGGCGAGGTGATCGGCGCTGCGCTCGAGGGGAGTTCGCCGCATGCCGCGCTCGGATCACCGAACGCGGCGACACCGTCATCGGCCTCGGGATGCCGTATCGCCAAGAGCCGTCGAGCGAATAATCGGCCGCGAGGGCTGGGGTCGTCGGTTCCTTGCGAACCGGCCCGAGGCAGCGACCGGCCCCGCCGCCATCCACGCCTCCGGTCCGATGGCGGCCGTGCTCTGGTACATCGTCACCCGCAAGCCCTGACGTCACCCGCAAGCCCCGACAGGTCCACCGCCTCGTCCGGACACCACTACCGGTGCCGCCGCGGGAGTGGTCCAGGTTGCGGGTCGGCGGCGGGAATTCCCGGTCGGCTCTCAGGAGCATCCACGGGACACCCGCTGGAGTGTGTCGTGATCGGCGGAGGTGATCGGCAGGCCGTATTGCGTTGCGGCCGTGAGGTATCGACCGGCGTAGAAACAGCGGTAGGCCCGGGCGGGCGGTAGCCAGTCGGCGG carries:
- the pdhA gene encoding pyruvate dehydrogenase (acetyl-transferring) E1 component subunit alpha, with translation MADPITHPVQLVQPDGRRVFDREHAALVSDIGPDRLRQLYEDMAVVRRIDVEATALQRQGQLGLWPPLLGQEAAQIGSAHALHPDDYVFCSYREAGVAYCRGVDTSLLTRLWRGVDHHCWDPADINMTNPAIVVGAQGLHATGYAYAAQLDGAEIAVLTYFGDGATSQGDIAEALGFAASWSAPVVFFCTNNQWAISEPVHVQSPTPIVRRAYGYGIPGVQVDGNDVLAVLAMTRWAVARARAGGGPSFVEAITYRMGPHTTADDPTRYRSAAETELWRRRDPIDRIRRLLEREELWDSDFEDRVQSRCDEIGGRVRAATIDLPDPDPAQLFEHVYTTDHPLIAEERRQYAAYLAAGESDAPPIAEGVRA
- a CDS encoding alpha-ketoacid dehydrogenase subunit beta codes for the protein MITTFAGALNTGLRRALEDDPKVVLMGEDIGRLGGVFRVTDTLQKDFGNHRVIDTPLAESGIIGTAFGMALRGYRPVCEIQFDGFVYPAFDQIVSQVAKIHYRTRGKVFAPLTIRIPCGGGIGSVEHHSESPEAYFAHTAGLRVIAPSDPADAYLLLRQAISLDDPVIFFEPKRRYWDKADIDVDALDDDPFPIDRARIRREGDDATVVAYGGMVRTALTAAEIAAGEGHSLEVIDLRSLSPIDVDTVEESVRRTGRLVIAHEAPVFAGLGAEIAARVTERCFYYLEAPVLRVGGFDIPYPPAKLERHHLPDPDRILAAVDRTLAA
- a CDS encoding benzoate/H(+) symporter BenE family transporter; translation: MWHPVGAGVVAALVGFTSSFAVVLAGLTAMGATPAQAASGLLAVCVTQSLGMLLLSRRYRMPITLAWSTPGAALLASTGAVAGGWPAAVGAFAVTGVLVVLTGFWDRLGRLITAIPVEIAQAMLAGVLVPLCLAPVRALTTSPAVVIPVLAVWLVLQRFAARWAVPAAFVTAAIGAGVDIAVTHRDVSLAAMVPTVEWTVPHWGWQAMIGVAVPLYIVTMAGQNIPGTAVMSSFGYRVPWRAAMSTTGLGTVAGAFAGGHAINLAAVSAALSAAPDAHPDPRRRWIAAFGAGCAYLVLAPASAALVTLVAAAPEGALETVAGLALIATLATALHAALGAPEHRVAAAVTFLVSASGVALLGIGAAFWALVAGLLVRWVLRRPGA
- a CDS encoding sulfurtransferase yields the protein MTAVLISADELRKELSDSGSGVHVLDVRWALGDPDGPQHYLDGHIPGAVFVDLETELADPPSPARGRHPLPELAHLQKCARSWGLRPGEPVVVYDATGGMAAARAWWLLRWAGVREVRILDGGLPAWERAGGALTTGAEPDPVPGDVVFEPGNMPSTDADGAGHWAGLLLDARAGERYRGESEPVDPRAGHIPGAVSAPTAENLAADGTFKSPEELRARFEDLGSGPVAVYCGSGVTAAHQIAALAVAGIDATLYPGSWSQWSHDPQRPVATD
- a CDS encoding Lrp/AsnC family transcriptional regulator; the protein is MSSGEPAAGVVDATDARLLLELVANPRATGVELATRLGLSRNTVQARLARWEAGGVLAGFERRIDPRALGYPLAAFVAVVVDQHMLDSVVDELAEVPEVTEVCGMTGPTDLTVRVVARDADDLYRIAGRILEIAGVERTNMALVMRQLVGPRTAPLLRRISGANGVAPAGDSTRDDRTVATRSH